tcttcgggtaagaatctagcttcataaaagaatttagtaaaacttatagtatattctggtaacttgttaattttacagcatttcatgttatttagattcattattatttctatttttctttctattaaaacttggtctctagctactatccaaggttctcctaagaattctctttttaatatcatatcaaatatttgtaacattgatttccaatccgttgcataccttagtacttcagtttttaactgatattctatggattctatccaatatgctacctttccaattaacgtttttgagatcaagttataagtatattctaactcatctgtatgagtagaattcattaatgctatatacattcctaaattccaatcagtaattgtaaaattcgtaattttatttttaatttatttattagaaattagatattaatttgtctagataaatattttaaaattagaatattctgaaaacattttgtgcaaggtagttgatttgtgaaaagatttgttatttgtggaaataagtgtaagaataatttagaaaatcgaaatttttttagtttaggtaattgtgtgtatcaaatattttatttatggaatttacttggagaggttgtaaatctttaggaggaaatattattatttcctagttgagatatagggttttgtatcgttataaatacaccatattcgtattccttgtttttatcattaaaattcgtaggactttctcagcaaaaatcagctgtcttgtaaaattcgtagaaaattcatcgtaagtcagaattcagtgattctggacttttcagaaaggtcttttcgttatcttcagctttcgtgtttcgtgtttttcaagaaaatatcgtttagagggtcaaaaagagtaaattcagatctggtcaggctttgaggtaagtaccttttgacttacttttaaatttccgaaaagatatttcagttctgtttttaattttatataagatataaaaactttgatttcgaaattataagatataagtatttgtgaattttagaacccagtctctacgttttcgaaccgttcgtaatttacgctatagttccggaactagccttagatacccttagtaggcgcacaagtgtgcaactttagatacctattaagggcgcgtaattattgaactttagatgccgaccactggcaaagtgtggtataaagaataagaataagaattagatgccggctactggcaaagtgtggccgtagatcaagactgtggtatttataagaattatcgtttcgttctgttttattctgctcagatctgttataaaatctgtactgttataaattctgctctgttctgttttaaattctgaattttaaaatataaaactttgggttggatttattttagaaaatgttttacaaaattattattgttttaagaaaaatcgttttatcaaaacacccattgtttttctgtttaaaagttagtcaatttgtacttgctgagctgtgtagctcaccccttttaacatttcaggttcggaatttggagcatattaagattaaggaatgagaactatgtggagatctgtgctgcttcgttttgtgctatttgaattagaataaagattttgtttttagagaataaatttaattatctgttagacaattattatcggatttgtggagctgcgtctctatttttatgattttgattattgagtttgaccgctgctttgaatttcgtgatctattagaattatcgagtaataatatattttatttttagttttcgatttagaatttaatagtccggaagtgcgggctgttacagttggtatcaagagcaggctgtccttcggagtgtattaggtatgggactagtacattccctaggatgcgatcctttagactatcgtataggtcttagaaaattattttggatttagggcatttatttgtgtgattatttgatatgtttgacttttgtgttttttttgatTATTGACTATAAGTTTAGAATTTGTTTTGTGTGTTCTAGTAAAGATGGATGGAGAAAATCAGAACAACAATGAAAATCAGGGCAATAATGATGAAGGAGGAAACGTCTTTGACCAGCTGGCTGAAACTCTAGCTGTACTTGTGAATCAGCAACCGAAGCCCAACATCGTCTCTCAATTCAAGCGTTTGAACCCGCCAACTTTTGATGGAGCTACAGACCCGGCTATCGTTGAGATGTGGATCcaagagatggaaaaagctttcGGACTTCTGGGGAGCAATGAGGAACAGAAGGTGACCTTAGCTGTGTACCAATTGCAAGGAAGCGCTTACGACTGGTGGCTTATGGAAAAGAGGAAGAATGAGACGACAAATCTTGAAGAAAATCATGAACCGTACACTTGGGCAAAGTTCAAGAAGGCTTTAGAGGACAAGTACTTTCCGAGAACAGTTCGTCTGCAGAAAGAGAGGGACTTCATTCGACTTCAACAAGGTGGAAGAACCGTCATTGAATACGAAGCAGAATTTGCAAAGCTTGCGAAGTACGCGTCGACCCTAGTAGCAGATGAGAGCAGTCGAGCACGAAGATTAGAGGAGGGACTTCGAAGTGACATCAGGAATTCAGTGGCGTCATTTGAACTTCAGACGTACGAGGCTGTCCTCAACAAGGCGTTAGTGATCGAAAGGGGCTTGGCAGAATCTGAAAAGGCGTCTGGCAGTTGGAATAAGAGGCGGTTCACTCAAACTAGTGGGCAATCTTTTCAAGGGGGACCACTCAAGAAGCCACACGTGTACGATAACATCGGGGGTCAAGGTGATCGAGAGACGTGTACCAGGTGCGGCAAGAATCATCCGGACAAAGTCTGTCGTTGGAATACAGGTGCTTGTTTTCATTGCGGAGAAGTAGGACATAAGATTTCGAATTGTCCGCACAATCCGCCACCGCCACCAAGGAAGGAAGCAGATAACAAGATGGGCAAAGGACGTGTGTTTCAGCTGACAGGAAATGACAACTATCGCAATTAAGGTATGATTTCTTTTCTTTAGTgacttatttaatttatttatgttatgtgaatttggggaccaaattcttttaaggagggaagaatgtaaaattcgtaattttatttttaatttatttattagaaattagatattaatttgtctagataaatattttaaaattagaatattctgaaaacattttgtgcaaggtagttgatttgtgaaaagatttgttatttgtggaaataagtgtaagaataatttagaaaatcgaaatttttttagtttaggtaattgtgtgtatcaaatattttatttatggaatttacttggagaggttgtaaatctttaggaggaaatattattatttcctagttgagatatagggttttgtatcgttataaatacaccatattcgtattccttgtttttatcattaaaattcgtaggactttctcagcaaaaatcagctgtcttgtaaaattcgtagaaaattcatcgtaagtcagaattcagtgattctggacttttcagaaaggtcttttcgttatcttcagctttcgtgtttcgtgtttttcaagaaaatatcgtttagagggtcaaaaagagtaaattcagatctggtcaggctttgaggtaagtaccttttgacttacttttaaatttccgaaaagatatttcagttctgtttttaatttcatataagatataaaaactttgatttcgaaattataagatataagtatttgtgaattttagaacccagtctctacgttttcgaaccgttcgtaatttacgctatagttccggaactagccttagatacccttagtaggcgcacaagtgtgcaactttagatacctattaagggcgcgtaattattgaactttagatgccgaccactggcaaagtgtggtataaagaataagaataagaattagatgccggctactggcaaagtgtggccgtagatcaagactgtggtatttataagaattatcgtttcgttctgttttattctgctcagatctgttataaaatctgtactgttataaattctgctctgttctgttttaaattctgaattttaaaatataaaactttgggttggatttattttagaaaatgttttacaaaattattattgttttaagaaaaatcgttttatcaaaacacccattgtttttctgtttaaaagttagtcaatttgtacttgctgagctgtgtagctcaccccttttaacatttcaggttcggaatttggagcatattaagattaaggaatgagaactatgtggagatctgtgctgcttcgttttgtgctatttgaattagaataaagattttgtttttagagaataaatttaattatctgttagacaattattatcggatttgtggagctgcgtctctatttttatgattttgattattgagtttgaccgctgctttgaatttcgtgatctattagaattatcgagtaataatatattttatttttagttttcgatttagaatttaatagtccggaagtgcgggttgTTACAGTAATTCTCCTGctaatttcttgttcttcatatacattatctaagtctaaaaagtatccattcaagtttacgccttgtgacattgatcctataaattctttaaattcattatgttgtcctattggtatgtgttttggtatcgtgttcctatatcttgttataacttccatattatggtcggttacttcttcttctgggtagttatccatttcctcattttttattccttcagtttctatatcagtataattatctttatcttcttggtcactatttgattcttgttttattactgcatttacatttttcattctttcta
This portion of the Apium graveolens cultivar Ventura unplaced genomic scaffold, ASM990537v1 ctg8773, whole genome shotgun sequence genome encodes:
- the LOC141705319 gene encoding uncharacterized protein LOC141705319, which encodes MDGENQNNNENQGNNDEGGNVFDQLAETLAVLVNQQPKPNIVSQFKRLNPPTFDGATDPAIVEMWIQEMEKAFGLLGSNEEQKVTLAVYQLQGSAYDWWLMEKRKNETTNLEENHEPYTWAKFKKALEDKYFPRTVRLQKERDFIRLQQGGRTVIEYEAEFAKLAKYASTLVADESSRARRLEEGLRSDIRNSVASFELQTYEAVLNKALVIERGLAESEKASGSWNKRRFTQTSGQSFQGGPLKKPHVYDNIGGQGDRETCTRCGKNHPDKVCRWNTGACFHCGEVGHKISNCPHNPPPPPRKEADNKMGKGRVFQLTGNDNYRN